In Mytilus edulis chromosome 13, xbMytEdul2.2, whole genome shotgun sequence, a single window of DNA contains:
- the LOC139501731 gene encoding uncharacterized protein, translated as MRMLNIETLQENDFVVNLIKAELGLESLDDFIWTGLRRDSTGNEKWTDNAAPAWTNYATGNPTTASGSFCFALNPPNGDWLEHSCSQKHMFVCEMDVGQCTFDQRPAGKGCNTAPIASPDYLASFEISQSPCKTKCLDSVNTNDVECWAAAYLPGCSCADCWLFNSKDTDYCLKNEDNYDGVTLFIKICFEGEMKTLTTKIITTVDETTTLQSTNATSGFPSTNIDVLTTDVSTDSATSCDCSLCNSRNKTISPNISSEEMQESIDKIVSDIKVDKKSTSHYKRTLTSAEDKRISSRVIGISGTVILIFSLVFLLGMDIGNLFNALRAMYRRLKELN; from the exons ATGAGAATGTTGAATATAGAAACTTTACAAGAAAATGATTTTGTCGTTAATTTGATAAAGGCTGAACTTGGACTTGAATCACT AGACGATTTTATATGGACAGGTTTACGCCGAGATTCAACCGGAAATGAAAAGTGGACGGATAATGCAGCACCGGCATGGACAAACTATGCTACAGGAAACCCTACAACAGCATCTGGGTCATTTTGTTTCGCACTAAATCCACCAAATGGTGACTGGTTGGAGCATAGTTGTTCTCAAAAACACATGTTTGTATGTGAAATGGACGTAG GTCAATGTACGTTTGACCAAAGACCTGCTGGTAAGGGTTGTAATACTGCACCCATAGCGTCACCTGACTATCTTGCCAGTTTTGAAATTAGCCAATCACCATGTAAGACGAAATGTCTCGATTCAGTCAATACAAATGATGTGGAATGCTGGGCGGCTGCTTATCTCCCCGGATGTTCCTGTGccgattgttggttgtttaacagCAAAGATACagattattgtttaaaaaatgaGGATAATTATGATGGTGTGACATTGTTcatcaaaatatgttttgaag GGGAAATGAAGACATTAACAACAAAAATCATAACAACAG TCGACGAAACAACAACATTGCAATCTACAAATGCAACATCAGGTTTCCCTTCTACAAATATTGACGTATTAACGACAGATGTATCAACAG attCGGCAACATCGTGTGATTGTTCCTTGTGTAATTCTCGAAATAAAACAATCAGTCCCAACATATCATCTGAAGAAATGCAAGAATCCATTGATAAAATTGTCAGTGATATTAAAGTAGACAAAAAATCAACCTCACACTACAAACGAACGCTCACCAGTGCGGAAGACAAACGAATAAGCTCGCGTGTGATTGGTATATCCGGTACTGTTATTCTAATTTTCAGTTTGGTATTTTTACTTGGTATGGATATTGGAAATTTATTCAATGCCTTGAGGGCCATGTATAGGCGACTGAAAGAACTGAATTAA